The following proteins are encoded in a genomic region of Nitrospinaceae bacterium:
- a CDS encoding menaquinone biosynthesis decarboxylase, producing MAYDSLKNFVADLESAGELRRISAPVDIELEITEIADRSVKSGGPALLFESPMAPDGTRYDVPVLINAYASEKRMEMALGIESLDAVAGEIAELLEIKPPEGIVEKVKMLPKLARLASFSPKSVTSAPCQEIVETENPDLFSIPAIKCWPEDGGRYITLPHVHSRNPRTGRRNVGMYRIQFFDSTTAGMHMHLHHDGAQNARESTAMGQRMEMAVALGGDPVYAYAASAPLPPGIDEMTLAGFLRRKSVNLVKCKTVDVEVPADSDIVIEGYLEPGVLRREGPFGDHTGWYSLADDYPVFHVTAITRRREAIYPTTIVGKPPMEDYWLGGATGRIFLPLMKMQLPEIVDVHMPAEGVFHNMVIVSIRKSYPYHARKVMFALWGMGQMSLAKCIVIVDEDVDVHDTSEVAWKVLGSIDPRRDLVFVDGPVDALEHASQRLHIGSKVGVDGTKKWAEEGFEREWPGEIVMSDDIQEKVTRRWKEYGLDG from the coding sequence ATGGCATACGACTCCCTAAAAAACTTCGTCGCCGATCTGGAGAGCGCCGGAGAGTTGCGCCGTATTTCCGCGCCGGTGGATATCGAGCTTGAAATTACTGAAATTGCCGATCGCAGTGTGAAATCGGGAGGGCCGGCCCTTCTTTTTGAATCACCCATGGCACCCGACGGCACCCGCTATGATGTGCCTGTCCTTATCAATGCCTATGCGTCCGAGAAGCGGATGGAGATGGCGCTTGGTATTGAGAGCCTCGATGCGGTGGCCGGAGAGATAGCCGAGCTTCTTGAAATCAAGCCGCCCGAGGGCATCGTCGAGAAGGTGAAGATGCTTCCCAAGTTGGCGCGGCTCGCTTCGTTCTCGCCCAAATCGGTGACTTCGGCCCCTTGCCAGGAAATTGTCGAGACTGAAAATCCCGACCTGTTTTCGATCCCTGCCATCAAATGCTGGCCCGAGGATGGCGGCCGCTACATCACACTTCCCCACGTTCATTCGCGCAATCCCAGAACAGGCCGGCGAAATGTTGGCATGTACCGGATTCAGTTTTTCGACTCGACTACGGCCGGGATGCATATGCACCTTCATCATGATGGGGCGCAGAATGCCCGCGAGAGCACGGCCATGGGTCAGCGGATGGAGATGGCTGTCGCCTTGGGCGGTGATCCCGTATACGCCTACGCGGCGAGTGCGCCGCTGCCGCCCGGGATCGACGAGATGACGCTGGCCGGTTTTCTCAGGCGAAAAAGCGTGAATTTGGTCAAGTGCAAGACTGTGGACGTTGAGGTTCCGGCGGATTCGGACATCGTAATTGAGGGGTATCTAGAGCCGGGGGTGCTCCGACGGGAGGGCCCCTTTGGTGACCACACGGGCTGGTACTCGCTGGCCGATGATTATCCGGTATTTCACGTGACAGCCATCACGCGGCGGCGCGAGGCGATTTACCCGACCACCATCGTTGGCAAGCCGCCGATGGAGGACTACTGGCTGGGCGGGGCGACGGGTCGCATATTCCTGCCGCTGATGAAGATGCAGCTTCCCGAGATAGTGGATGTGCACATGCCTGCCGAGGGTGTGTTTCATAACATGGTCATCGTCTCGATTCGAAAGTCATATCCCTACCACGCGCGGAAGGTTATGTTTGCGCTCTGGGGAATGGGTCAGATGTCGCTGGCCAAGTGCATCGTCATCGTCGATGAGGATGTGGACGTGCACGATACGAGCGAGGTGGCCTGGAAGGTGTTAGGAAGTATCGACCCCCGGCGGGACCTTGTTTTTGTGGACGGGCCGGTTGACGCGCTTGAGCATGCCTCCCAGCGGCTCCACATCGGGAGCAAGGTAGGGGTGGACGGCACGAAGAAATGGGCGGAAGAGGGTTTCGAGCGCGAATGGCCGGGCGAGATTGTCATGAGCGATGATATCCAAGAGAAAGTTACCCGGCGCTGGAAGGAGTACGGCCTTGATGGCTGA
- a CDS encoding SelT/SelW/SelH family protein, which yields MKAAYPGIEIVGNEDGKSRIGAFEVALDGKLVFSHLEQGTWPESADIIRMIGENGG from the coding sequence GTGAAAGCTGCGTATCCCGGCATCGAGATCGTCGGCAACGAGGACGGCAAAAGCCGCATCGGTGCGTTTGAGGTGGCACTCGATGGTAAACTTGTTTTTTCTCACCTGGAGCAAGGCACCTGGCCCGAGAGCGCCGACATTATCCGCATGATCGGTGAAAACGGGGGATGA
- a CDS encoding PhzF family phenazine biosynthesis protein — protein MLHPLIQVDAFADRPFAGNPAAICLLEAPAREGWMQALAMEMNLSETAYVYPFEDGFNLRWFTPAAEVDLCGHATLGAAHALWETGRLAEDAPARFHTKSGLLTCTKVGDWIEMDFPAAEVKSAAPPDELIEGLGITPRYVGRTPFDYMVGADSAETLRGLAPDFPLLARVDTRGVIVTARSDRPEYDFISRFFAPGHGINEDPVTGSAHCALAPFWGERLHKTELIGYQASPRGGVVRCRVQDDRVILGGQAVTVLRGEVG, from the coding sequence ATGCTCCATCCACTAATTCAGGTTGATGCGTTTGCTGATCGGCCCTTTGCCGGAAATCCGGCGGCGATATGTTTGCTGGAGGCCCCTGCCAGGGAGGGGTGGATGCAGGCGCTGGCGATGGAGATGAATCTCTCCGAGACCGCCTACGTTTATCCCTTTGAGGACGGGTTCAATTTAAGGTGGTTCACCCCGGCCGCCGAGGTTGATTTGTGCGGCCACGCGACACTTGGGGCGGCGCACGCATTATGGGAAACCGGGCGCCTCGCGGAAGATGCGCCTGCGCGGTTCCACACGAAAAGCGGTCTGCTCACCTGCACAAAAGTGGGCGATTGGATCGAGATGGATTTTCCTGCTGCCGAGGTGAAAAGCGCCGCCCCCCCTGATGAGCTAATTGAAGGGCTCGGCATCACCCCCCGCTATGTTGGCAGAACGCCTTTCGATTATATGGTCGGGGCCGATTCCGCCGAGACCCTTCGCGGCCTTGCGCCGGATTTTCCTCTCCTCGCGCGGGTCGATACAAGAGGCGTTATTGTCACCGCCCGCTCGGATAGGCCCGAATATGATTTTATCTCGCGCTTTTTCGCCCCCGGCCACGGCATCAATGAAGATCCGGTCACGGGCTCGGCCCATTGCGCCCTGGCCCCTTTCTGGGGAGAGCGCCTCCACAAAACCGAACTCATCGGCTATCAGGCATCGCCGAGGGGCGGGGTCGTCCGCTGCCGCGTTCAGGATGATCGCGTGATTCTGGGTGGCCAGGCCGTGACGGTGTTAAGGGGCGAGGTGGGGTAG
- a CDS encoding acetyl-CoA acetyltransferase translates to MSQSIAGKVAIIGVGSTKFGELFEQTYNDLVVEATFQAYDDAGITGNDIDAAWLGCFLPLGWGYDGTGGPALAESLNLYPKPVSRVSNYCTTGMEAVRNAAFGVASGMYDCVLAVGAEKMREVPPRGSLVAQHVEKLHPLFGKGRTAPGSFAILATRYFEEFGAGKEDLAEVAVKNHYHGSLNPKAHFRKEITIEQVMKAPPVTEPLGLYDCCPTTDGAAAVILCRADIAEKRFGKKDYVLIDGMGLSCANGYINTQFDPKFSFLGFEATTEASRQAYEQAGITNPLEEIDVAEVHDCFTITEILNYEDLGFVKKGEGPDFVKSGASRLGGELPVNTSGGLKSCGHPIGATGARVIANLSEQLLDRCGERQVKGAKRALGHTLGGPGSVSSVFVLSKN, encoded by the coding sequence ATGAGCCAGAGCATTGCCGGAAAGGTCGCCATCATCGGCGTCGGATCGACAAAATTTGGAGAGCTTTTCGAGCAGACCTATAACGATCTTGTCGTCGAGGCGACCTTTCAGGCCTACGATGACGCAGGGATCACCGGGAACGATATCGATGCGGCCTGGCTGGGCTGCTTTCTCCCGCTCGGATGGGGATACGACGGCACAGGGGGTCCGGCGCTTGCCGAATCTTTGAACCTTTACCCCAAGCCCGTCTCCCGGGTCTCAAACTACTGCACGACAGGGATGGAAGCGGTGCGAAACGCCGCCTTCGGCGTTGCGAGTGGAATGTACGACTGTGTGCTTGCAGTCGGGGCAGAGAAGATGCGCGAGGTGCCCCCCAGGGGTAGCCTCGTCGCCCAGCATGTTGAAAAACTTCATCCCCTCTTTGGAAAAGGGCGCACCGCGCCGGGCAGCTTCGCGATTTTGGCGACGCGCTATTTTGAAGAATTTGGCGCGGGCAAAGAAGATCTTGCCGAGGTGGCGGTGAAGAATCATTACCATGGCAGCCTGAACCCCAAGGCCCATTTCCGCAAAGAGATCACAATTGAGCAGGTCATGAAGGCCCCGCCCGTGACGGAGCCTCTCGGGCTTTATGATTGCTGCCCGACGACGGACGGCGCAGCGGCCGTGATTCTCTGCCGGGCTGATATTGCAGAAAAGCGCTTCGGGAAAAAAGACTACGTACTCATCGACGGGATGGGCCTTTCGTGCGCGAATGGTTATATCAACACCCAGTTTGATCCGAAATTCAGCTTTCTGGGCTTTGAGGCTACCACCGAGGCCTCACGCCAGGCCTATGAGCAGGCAGGCATCACGAACCCGCTAGAGGAAATAGATGTCGCCGAGGTCCACGACTGCTTCACAATTACCGAGATTCTCAACTACGAGGATTTGGGTTTTGTGAAAAAAGGAGAGGGCCCGGATTTCGTCAAAAGCGGCGCGAGCAGGTTGGGCGGCGAGCTTCCGGTGAACACTTCGGGCGGACTCAAGAGCTGCGGCCATCCAATTGGCGCGACCGGGGCGCGGGTTATCGCGAACCTCTCGGAGCAGCTTTTAGACCGCTGCGGCGAGCGGCAGGTAAAGGGCGCCAAGCGGGCCCTGGGCCACACACTAGGCGGCCCCGGCTCGGTTTCGAGCGTGTTTGTGTTGAGTAAGAATTAA
- a CDS encoding diguanylate cyclase has translation MQNTSSEHRQICLPEDAPNKEYGNMIENYGSKWLNLVDEDSGLYNRLYLIHYLNETFARSLRYGTPVSCLLIKSKWWGKSVDILPDGEFAVSALQVLASFLARNVREGDILGRWSTDEFLLVAANTSIEGMNSFTSILSEKREMVELEGLPDVTLSIHAGTAGLPGDKEFVRYAEAMPLLARERLAPIFKIGRLSNQGSSEK, from the coding sequence GTGCAAAATACGAGTTCTGAGCACCGCCAGATATGCCTGCCTGAAGATGCACCAAATAAGGAATACGGAAACATGATTGAAAACTACGGGAGCAAATGGCTCAACCTCGTGGATGAGGATAGCGGCCTCTATAATCGCCTATACCTGATCCATTATCTCAACGAAACATTTGCTCGCTCGCTTCGGTACGGGACGCCCGTCTCGTGCCTGTTAATCAAAAGCAAATGGTGGGGAAAGAGCGTAGATATCTTGCCGGATGGAGAATTTGCCGTCTCGGCCCTTCAGGTTCTAGCCAGCTTTCTTGCCCGTAATGTGCGCGAAGGAGATATTCTCGGACGATGGTCAACGGATGAATTCCTTCTCGTGGCAGCGAACACATCTATCGAAGGAATGAATTCGTTCACGAGCATCCTTTCCGAAAAAAGAGAGATGGTCGAACTCGAGGGTCTGCCGGATGTAACATTATCGATTCATGCTGGTACTGCGGGGCTTCCCGGCGACAAGGAATTTGTCCGCTATGCCGAGGCGATGCCGCTGCTCGCTCGCGAGCGGCTGGCACCTATCTTCAAAATCGGACGCCTCTCCAATCAAGGATCAAGCGAGAAATGA
- a CDS encoding dienelactone hydrolase family protein has translation MERKTANEFDQEVLDLFDEYVHGDIERRDFLSRAGKFAVGGLTAVGLLEMLQPDYALAKQIEENDPRIKGATIKYPSPKGHGSINGYLVRPAAGGKRGGVVVVHENRGLNPYIADVARRVAVAGFTALAPDGLTPLGGYPGNDPEGKVMQRKLDKGKLLSDFIAAHDYLKVDSSSNGKIGVVGFCYGGGVSNAMAVRLPELAAAAPFYGRQPKTDDEVAKIKAPLLIHLGELDKRVNAGWPAYEARLKKFGKKYTAHIYANANHGFHNDTTPRYDKASAELAWGRTIDFFKANLG, from the coding sequence ATGGAACGCAAGACCGCAAATGAATTTGACCAAGAAGTACTGGATCTTTTCGATGAGTATGTTCATGGGGACATCGAAAGAAGGGATTTTCTCTCCCGGGCAGGAAAATTCGCCGTAGGCGGGCTCACCGCCGTAGGCCTGCTCGAAATGCTCCAGCCCGATTACGCACTCGCCAAGCAGATTGAGGAAAACGACCCGCGCATCAAGGGCGCGACGATCAAGTATCCCTCGCCCAAAGGCCATGGCTCAATTAATGGCTACCTCGTTCGGCCCGCCGCTGGCGGCAAGCGCGGAGGCGTTGTTGTCGTCCACGAGAATCGCGGCCTCAACCCCTACATCGCCGATGTGGCCCGGCGGGTAGCCGTCGCCGGCTTCACCGCCCTTGCGCCCGATGGCCTCACCCCGCTAGGCGGATATCCCGGCAACGATCCCGAAGGCAAGGTGATGCAGCGCAAGCTCGACAAAGGAAAATTGCTCTCGGACTTCATCGCCGCCCATGATTATCTCAAGGTCGATTCCAGTTCCAACGGCAAAATCGGCGTGGTCGGCTTCTGCTATGGCGGAGGCGTGTCCAACGCCATGGCCGTGCGCCTGCCCGAGCTTGCCGCCGCCGCGCCGTTCTATGGTCGCCAGCCCAAGACCGACGATGAGGTGGCCAAAATAAAAGCCCCGCTCCTGATTCACCTCGGCGAGCTCGACAAAAGGGTCAACGCGGGGTGGCCTGCCTATGAGGCACGGCTCAAAAAGTTTGGCAAAAAATACACCGCGCATATCTATGCGAATGCCAACCACGGATTCCACAACGACACGACACCACGCTACGACAAAGCCTCGGCGGAGCTCGCCTGGGGCCGGACGATCGATTTCTTTAAGGCCAATCTCGGCTAG
- a CDS encoding UbiA family prenyltransferase: MAEEAQGGGIGAALRQFMRMVKFEHTIFGLPFVLMGGALAAGGMPPARALFWMVVAAVGARNFAMSLNRFADRDLDPDNPRTEDRAEFQGLLASGRIWGLMLVFAGLFVFSAWMLNPLAFMLSFVVVGVIVLYSYSKRFTSFTHIFLGLVLGAAPAGAWVAVRGELGWVPVFLFIGVALWVAGFDMIYACLDLDFDKSKNLFSFPRLLGLHGALIASAAAHVGTVVFLFLAGREAGLGALYWTGLAAGGALLIWEHWVVRPGDLRRVDLSFFNINAWVSVIVSAGALADVFLAGR, from the coding sequence ATGGCTGAGGAGGCGCAAGGGGGCGGCATCGGAGCGGCGCTTCGCCAGTTCATGAGGATGGTGAAGTTTGAACACACTATTTTTGGCCTGCCTTTTGTTTTGATGGGCGGCGCGCTCGCGGCGGGGGGGATGCCTCCGGCCAGGGCGCTTTTCTGGATGGTTGTGGCGGCGGTGGGGGCGCGAAATTTCGCCATGTCGCTCAACCGATTTGCCGACCGCGATCTTGATCCAGATAATCCAAGAACTGAGGATCGGGCCGAGTTTCAAGGATTATTGGCCTCAGGGCGTATATGGGGGTTGATGCTCGTCTTTGCCGGATTGTTCGTCTTTTCGGCCTGGATGCTCAATCCGCTGGCCTTTATGCTCTCGTTCGTTGTCGTGGGCGTGATCGTTCTCTATAGCTACTCGAAGCGCTTCACCTCGTTTACCCATATTTTTCTGGGTCTGGTTCTTGGCGCGGCGCCAGCAGGGGCTTGGGTTGCCGTGCGGGGCGAGCTGGGGTGGGTTCCGGTGTTTCTTTTTATCGGGGTTGCACTTTGGGTGGCAGGTTTCGATATGATTTATGCCTGCCTTGATCTTGATTTCGACAAATCGAAAAATTTATTTTCTTTCCCTCGCTTACTTGGCCTTCACGGGGCGCTTATTGCCTCGGCGGCTGCGCATGTTGGAACCGTGGTGTTTCTTTTCCTGGCTGGCCGGGAGGCGGGCCTTGGCGCGCTCTACTGGACGGGTCTTGCGGCAGGAGGGGCACTTTTAATCTGGGAGCACTGGGTGGTGCGCCCGGGGGATTTGCGCCGCGTTGACCTTTCGTTTTTCAACATTAATGCCTGGGTGTCGGTGATTGTTTCGGCGGGCGCGCTTGCTGATGTTTTTCTCGCGGGCCGGTGA
- a CDS encoding ubiquinone/menaquinone biosynthesis methyltransferase: protein MFSDIAPTYDLLNRLLSFGIDRIWRRAAIGLLLDGLAWGSPARLLDLATGTGDVALAVRRRLGGERDVEITGADLAFPMLAIGRRKAQEKGAGIGFLQADALSLPFEDATFDGAIIAFGIRNLEDRAAGLREMCRVLRPGGRLVVLEFGTPDGLFGLIYRIYFGWVLPVAGRLVSGHKTAYSYLPSTVSDFPPPDVMCHMFHEAGLTGARSRPMTGGIVNVYSAERAP, encoded by the coding sequence ATGTTCTCGGATATCGCGCCTACCTATGATCTTCTGAATCGACTTTTGAGCTTTGGGATTGACCGTATCTGGCGACGGGCGGCGATTGGCTTGCTACTGGATGGCCTTGCTTGGGGAAGCCCTGCGCGCCTTCTCGACCTGGCAACGGGAACAGGGGATGTGGCTCTTGCCGTTCGGCGGCGTCTTGGTGGCGAAAGAGATGTCGAGATAACGGGGGCAGACCTGGCGTTTCCGATGCTGGCCATTGGCCGCAGGAAGGCACAGGAAAAAGGGGCGGGCATCGGTTTTCTTCAGGCGGATGCACTCTCGTTGCCATTTGAGGATGCCACCTTTGACGGGGCGATTATCGCCTTTGGGATTCGCAATCTGGAGGATCGGGCTGCGGGCTTGCGTGAGATGTGCCGGGTGCTTAGGCCGGGCGGGCGATTGGTTGTGCTTGAGTTTGGAACCCCGGACGGCCTGTTCGGCTTAATCTACCGGATTTATTTCGGATGGGTGTTGCCGGTGGCGGGGCGGCTCGTTTCGGGGCATAAGACGGCCTACTCTTACTTGCCATCGACGGTCTCGGACTTTCCTCCGCCTGACGTTATGTGCCACATGTTTCATGAGGCTGGCCTCACTGGTGCGCGCAGCCGCCCCATGACGGGTGGTATCGTTAATGTCTATTCCGCAGAGCGTGCGCCGTAA
- a CDS encoding UvrD-helicase domain-containing protein, which translates to MSTPEPHLENLSSEQREAVLAPPGPALVLAGAGSGKTRVIVQRILHLISQGASPASILAITFTNKAAGEMKERLRTALGAGPRGVWIGTFHATGARILRAEYERVGVPRDFVVMGRGECLTLIKRAMKKEGINPERYPPRDILEWIGRMKTSRVPEGQGPGGSDAFPHSAEAVASRLAKPYERLLRDAGGVDFDDLLALPLVLFRKHADVLERYRAQFTEILVDEYQDTNAVQHHLIRFLAGEGHRVFAVGDDDQSIYRWRGAEVENIRRFETEFPGARVFKLEENYRCSGRILAAAAGVMRRSNGRREKNLYTNNPDGEPVLYFAGADPQVEAQMIFQRLAKAGAGEAIPWGEAAVFYRTNTQSRALEQEARRRKVPYQIVKGQRFFDRAEVQDLSAYLRAALNPSDAAAFTRIVNRPTRGLGPAKILAISGGDEDGLISIGVARDALASGLVTGAAGRSLQELIAILGELAGARLGPVAMLNEIIERTGYRRWLEETSRTSTSVERRAAASRGLEGIGEFLVAAEAFEVRIREEEGIEPDDPEAMIRFMEDMALSSEADDMEDEEGGRLSLMTLHAAKGLEFQAVAMAGVSDGLIPHGRSIDEPESLEEERRLLYVGMTRAKKILLLSYAVERRPENGSGSWEARPSRFLSSLGDDLIVFEAPPAAPVSPGRFEGRRSRGGRSGGSWERYPDSSSKGGLSKKTPAKIRQTESKVPDKALGPYAPGARVRHAKFGEGLITERNGVGERATVTIDFEQVGVKKLVLQHANLSPAGEG; encoded by the coding sequence ATGAGCACGCCCGAGCCGCACCTTGAAAACCTAAGCTCCGAGCAGCGCGAGGCGGTTCTTGCCCCGCCGGGGCCTGCGCTTGTTCTTGCCGGGGCGGGGTCGGGTAAAACCCGCGTCATCGTCCAGCGCATTCTTCATCTGATCTCGCAAGGCGCATCGCCTGCCTCAATTCTTGCCATAACTTTTACGAATAAGGCTGCCGGCGAGATGAAAGAGCGTCTGCGCACTGCCCTGGGGGCCGGTCCGCGAGGCGTCTGGATTGGCACGTTTCATGCCACTGGCGCGCGCATTCTCCGCGCCGAGTATGAGCGGGTGGGGGTGCCACGCGATTTTGTTGTGATGGGTCGGGGCGAATGCCTCACCTTAATAAAACGTGCGATGAAAAAAGAGGGGATAAATCCTGAGCGCTATCCCCCGAGAGATATTCTTGAGTGGATAGGCCGCATGAAAACCAGCCGGGTCCCCGAGGGACAAGGTCCCGGAGGGAGCGACGCGTTTCCTCACAGCGCAGAGGCGGTTGCCAGCCGTCTGGCTAAGCCCTATGAGAGACTTCTCCGCGATGCAGGGGGAGTGGATTTTGACGACCTTCTTGCCCTGCCGCTCGTGCTATTTCGAAAACATGCCGATGTTCTCGAGCGCTACCGGGCGCAGTTCACCGAAATCCTGGTGGACGAATATCAGGATACCAATGCGGTCCAGCACCACCTGATCCGTTTTCTGGCTGGCGAGGGGCATCGCGTATTCGCGGTGGGAGACGACGATCAGAGCATCTACCGATGGCGCGGGGCCGAGGTCGAGAATATTCGGCGATTTGAGACCGAATTTCCGGGCGCTCGCGTATTTAAGCTTGAGGAAAACTATCGCTGTTCGGGCCGGATACTTGCTGCCGCCGCCGGGGTGATGAGGCGCTCCAATGGCCGCCGGGAGAAAAATTTATACACCAACAACCCAGACGGCGAGCCTGTGCTCTATTTTGCCGGGGCCGATCCCCAGGTCGAGGCGCAGATGATATTCCAGCGCCTTGCCAAAGCAGGGGCCGGGGAGGCGATTCCCTGGGGCGAGGCGGCAGTCTTCTATCGCACCAACACCCAGTCGCGCGCCCTTGAGCAGGAGGCTCGCCGCCGGAAGGTTCCCTACCAAATCGTCAAGGGCCAGCGCTTTTTTGACCGCGCCGAGGTGCAGGATCTATCGGCCTATCTCCGGGCTGCGCTGAACCCCAGCGATGCTGCCGCCTTTACCCGCATCGTCAACCGGCCCACTCGTGGGCTCGGGCCCGCGAAGATACTAGCGATCTCAGGCGGGGACGAGGACGGACTCATTTCCATCGGCGTGGCGAGGGATGCCCTGGCCTCGGGACTCGTCACAGGCGCAGCCGGACGCTCTCTTCAAGAACTCATCGCCATTCTCGGCGAGCTAGCGGGCGCTCGACTGGGCCCTGTTGCCATGCTCAATGAGATTATCGAGCGCACCGGTTACCGGCGCTGGCTAGAGGAGACTTCACGCACTTCCACCTCGGTTGAGCGGCGGGCTGCCGCATCTCGCGGCCTTGAGGGGATAGGTGAGTTTCTGGTGGCGGCCGAGGCGTTCGAGGTGCGTATTCGGGAAGAGGAGGGGATTGAGCCTGACGATCCCGAGGCGATGATCCGTTTTATGGAGGATATGGCGCTTTCGAGTGAAGCGGACGATATGGAGGATGAGGAAGGGGGCCGCCTGTCGCTCATGACCTTGCATGCCGCCAAGGGCCTCGAATTCCAGGCGGTCGCGATGGCCGGGGTGTCGGATGGTCTTATTCCACATGGGCGCTCTATTGATGAGCCCGAATCGCTGGAAGAGGAGCGGCGGCTACTTTATGTGGGAATGACGCGTGCGAAAAAGATTTTGTTGCTCTCCTATGCGGTTGAGCGCCGCCCCGAAAACGGCTCGGGAAGCTGGGAGGCCCGGCCCAGCCGCTTTCTAAGCTCGCTCGGTGATGATCTGATTGTTTTTGAGGCGCCGCCCGCAGCCCCTGTCTCACCCGGCCGTTTCGAGGGTCGCCGCTCTCGGGGCGGACGCAGCGGGGGCTCATGGGAGCGCTACCCGGACAGTTCTTCCAAGGGTGGTCTCTCGAAGAAAACGCCCGCTAAGATCAGGCAAACTGAATCAAAGGTTCCCGACAAGGCGCTTGGCCCGTATGCCCCTGGTGCGCGTGTTCGACACGCAAAATTCGGAGAGGGATTGATCACCGAGCGAAATGGAGTGGGCGAGCGGGCGACAGTCACCATTGATTTCGAGCAGGTGGGGGTGAAAAAGCTGGTTCTTCAGCATGCGAATCTATCGCCAGCCGGGGAAGGATAG
- the gatC gene encoding Asp-tRNA(Asn)/Glu-tRNA(Gln) amidotransferase subunit GatC: MAISREDVLHVSQLARLELSEDEIEKITGRLDKILGYISKLNELDTEGVPPTAHVLDITNVFREDAVDTTPIEGMEQMAPDFDRGHFRVPKVIE; encoded by the coding sequence ATGGCGATTTCACGCGAGGATGTACTACATGTCTCGCAGCTGGCCCGGCTGGAACTCAGTGAGGATGAGATCGAAAAGATCACTGGCCGGCTCGACAAAATTCTCGGGTACATCTCGAAGTTGAATGAGCTCGACACCGAGGGGGTTCCTCCGACGGCCCACGTTCTCGATATCACCAACGTATTCCGGGAAGATGCCGTCGACACAACTCCCATCGAGGGGATGGAGCAGATGGCCCCCGACTTTGACCGGGGCCATTTCCGCGTCCCGAAAGTCATCGAATAG
- a CDS encoding dihydrodipicolinate synthase family protein: MKYSKGEAKEYAKETLRGIWTSLPYHFTEDDALDETAIKKNVDIVIDDLQVDGHYSDGNVAEFWSMPLEERKRAQEVMLEATAGRVPLMAGTHHQSAKEALALTQHAQDIGCDFAIILTPYIASNNDRSVLEFFHYIANRVDIGLVMFNSPGATYPISSELAGELVKIPNLCGMKQADLNPNTTLSILDAVGDAINVSVADETVWFHNMTQLGHRWLLTYTPHMYQVAGCLPIKEYTDYVFAGDVANAAKISASLGEIRKVNAKWILDPWRKGNMSQSAMKTWMELIGMAGGPVRPPVVELTDEEKESLRSDLERVGLIQKAKAGVS; this comes from the coding sequence ATGAAATACTCAAAAGGTGAGGCGAAGGAATACGCGAAAGAAACTCTTCGGGGTATCTGGACCTCTCTTCCATACCATTTCACTGAAGACGATGCCCTTGATGAGACTGCCATCAAAAAAAACGTGGATATTGTTATCGACGATCTTCAGGTAGATGGTCACTACAGCGACGGCAACGTGGCCGAGTTCTGGTCAATGCCCCTGGAGGAGCGAAAACGTGCCCAAGAGGTGATGCTTGAGGCAACGGCGGGCAGGGTGCCCCTGATGGCTGGAACCCATCACCAGTCGGCCAAGGAGGCATTGGCTCTGACGCAGCATGCACAGGATATCGGCTGCGATTTTGCGATCATACTCACCCCGTATATTGCCTCGAACAATGACAGGTCCGTTCTTGAGTTTTTTCACTACATTGCCAACCGGGTCGATATTGGTCTGGTGATGTTTAACTCGCCGGGGGCGACCTATCCGATTAGCTCCGAGTTGGCCGGGGAGCTCGTGAAGATTCCCAACCTTTGCGGGATGAAGCAGGCCGATCTCAATCCCAACACCACGCTCAGTATTCTTGACGCCGTGGGCGACGCGATCAATGTCAGTGTGGCGGACGAAACCGTTTGGTTCCACAACATGACCCAGCTTGGCCATCGCTGGTTGCTCACCTACACCCCGCACATGTACCAGGTCGCAGGTTGTCTCCCGATTAAGGAGTACACCGACTACGTTTTTGCCGGAGATGTGGCGAATGCCGCCAAGATATCGGCCAGCTTGGGAGAGATTCGCAAGGTGAACGCCAAGTGGATCCTCGATCCTTGGCGGAAGGGGAACATGTCCCAGAGCGCAATGAAGACCTGGATGGAATTGATCGGGATGGCGGGCGGCCCGGTAAGGCCGCCTGTGGTGGAACTCACGGACGAGGAAAAAGAATCTCTCCGCTCCGACCTCGAACGCGTGGGGTTGATTCAAAAAGCAAAGGCGGGAGTGTCCTAG